Proteins found in one Oncorhynchus tshawytscha isolate Ot180627B unplaced genomic scaffold, Otsh_v2.0 Un_scaffold_4_pilon_pilon, whole genome shotgun sequence genomic segment:
- the LOC112249215 gene encoding transcription factor E2F4 isoform X3 produces MELEVSRTELEGSDAPQSQRHERSLGLLTTKFVTLLQEAKDGVLDLKVAADTLAVRQKRRIYDITNVLEGIGLIEKKSKNSIQWKGVGPGCNTREIGDRLVDLKSELEDLDMRESELDQQRVWVQQSIKNVTEDTHNSPLAYVNHEDICSCFKGDTLLAVRAPSGTQLEVPIPEAVQNGQRKYQIHLMSAAGPIDVLLINKDPVNSTPVVLPVPPPEEMLQNAKSAAASADTTTHTFVKTTGSLATGKPKAHTAAKPSDNSRTEKSAPQPPSLDTRSLQSSASLDNNFTVFEPIKSDSSDLLDFPKYFSDMFDPAKEMVSADLLEELMASEVFSPLLRLSPPPGDHDYIYNLDESEGLCDLFDIPVLNL; encoded by the exons ATGGAGCTGGAGGTGAGCCGAACGGAGCTGGAAGGTTCCGACGCTCCCCAGTCTCAGAGACACGAGAGGAGCCTCGGACTTCTCACCACGAAGTTCGTTACTTTGCTGCAGGAAGCGAAGGACGGGGTGCTCGATCTCAAAGTA GCAGCAGACACCCTGGCCGTCAGACAGAAGAGGCGCATCTATGACATCACCAATGTACTGGAGGGCATTGGCCTGATCGAGAAGAAGTCAAAGAACAGTATTCAGTGGAA GGGAGTTGggccaggctgtaacacaagggAGATTGGTGACAGGCTGGTTGACCTGAAGTCGGAGCTTGAAGATCTGGATATGAGGGAAAGTGAGCTGGACCAGCAGAGGGTGTGGGTCCAACAAAGCATAAAGAATGTGACCGAGGACACACACAATAGTCC TCTAGCCTATGTTAATCATGAGGACATCTGCAGCTGCTTCAAAGGTGATACCCTCTTGGCGGTGCGTGCTCCCTctggtacgcagctggaggtgcCCATACCTGAAGCT GTTCAAAACGGTCAGAGGAAGTATCAGATCCATCTGATGAGCGCTGCTGGGCCCATTGATGTTCTGCTCATCAACAAGGACCCAGTTAACTCAACACCTGTGGTGTTGCCAGTCCCGCCCCCTGAGGAAATGCTGCAGAATGCCAAGTCTGCTGCAGCCTCTGCAGACACAACCACTCACACATTTGTCAAGACCACCGGGAGTCTGGCCACTGGCAAGCCTAAAGCACATACAGCAGCTAAACCATCAG ACAACTCCAGAACTGAAAAATCTGCTCCGCAACCACCATCATTGGACACCCGGTCCCTCCAGTCTTCTGCTTCGTTAGACAACAACTTCACTGTCTTTGAACCAATCAAATCCGATTCATCTGACT TGCTGGATTTCCCCAAATACTTTTCTGACATGTTTGACCCCGCTAAAG agatggTGAGTGCAGATCTACTAGAGGAACTTATGGCTTCAGAAG TGTTTTCTCCACTCCTCCGCCTCTCCCCCCCCCCGGGTGACCATGACTACATCTATAACCTGGATGAGAGCGAGGGCCTCTGTGACCTCTTTGACATCCCCGTCCTCAACCTTTGA
- the LOC112249215 gene encoding transcription factor E2F4 isoform X1: MELEVSRTELEGSDAPQSQRHERSLGLLTTKFVTLLQEAKDGVLDLKVAADTLAVRQKRRIYDITNVLEGIGLIEKKSKNSIQWKGVGPGCNTREIGDRLVDLKSELEDLDMRESELDQQRVWVQQSIKNVTEDTHNSPLAYVNHEDICSCFKGDTLLAVRAPSGTQLEVPIPEAVQNGQRKYQIHLMSAAGPIDVLLINKDPVNSTPVVLPVPPPEEMLQNAKSAAASADTTTHTFVKTTGSLATGKPKAHTAAKPSDNSRTEKSAPQPPSLDTRSLQSSASLDNNFTVFEPIKSDSSDLLDFPKYFSDMFDPAKADTLSHLCVCVEMVSADLLEELMASEVFSPLLRLSPPPGDHDYIYNLDESEGLCDLFDIPVLNL, encoded by the exons ATGGAGCTGGAGGTGAGCCGAACGGAGCTGGAAGGTTCCGACGCTCCCCAGTCTCAGAGACACGAGAGGAGCCTCGGACTTCTCACCACGAAGTTCGTTACTTTGCTGCAGGAAGCGAAGGACGGGGTGCTCGATCTCAAAGTA GCAGCAGACACCCTGGCCGTCAGACAGAAGAGGCGCATCTATGACATCACCAATGTACTGGAGGGCATTGGCCTGATCGAGAAGAAGTCAAAGAACAGTATTCAGTGGAA GGGAGTTGggccaggctgtaacacaagggAGATTGGTGACAGGCTGGTTGACCTGAAGTCGGAGCTTGAAGATCTGGATATGAGGGAAAGTGAGCTGGACCAGCAGAGGGTGTGGGTCCAACAAAGCATAAAGAATGTGACCGAGGACACACACAATAGTCC TCTAGCCTATGTTAATCATGAGGACATCTGCAGCTGCTTCAAAGGTGATACCCTCTTGGCGGTGCGTGCTCCCTctggtacgcagctggaggtgcCCATACCTGAAGCT GTTCAAAACGGTCAGAGGAAGTATCAGATCCATCTGATGAGCGCTGCTGGGCCCATTGATGTTCTGCTCATCAACAAGGACCCAGTTAACTCAACACCTGTGGTGTTGCCAGTCCCGCCCCCTGAGGAAATGCTGCAGAATGCCAAGTCTGCTGCAGCCTCTGCAGACACAACCACTCACACATTTGTCAAGACCACCGGGAGTCTGGCCACTGGCAAGCCTAAAGCACATACAGCAGCTAAACCATCAG ACAACTCCAGAACTGAAAAATCTGCTCCGCAACCACCATCATTGGACACCCGGTCCCTCCAGTCTTCTGCTTCGTTAGACAACAACTTCACTGTCTTTGAACCAATCAAATCCGATTCATCTGACT TGCTGGATTTCCCCAAATACTTTTCTGACATGTTTGACCCCGCTAAAG CAGACACTCTCTcacatctttgtgtgtgtgtagagatggTGAGTGCAGATCTACTAGAGGAACTTATGGCTTCAGAAG TGTTTTCTCCACTCCTCCGCCTCTCCCCCCCCCCGGGTGACCATGACTACATCTATAACCTGGATGAGAGCGAGGGCCTCTGTGACCTCTTTGACATCCCCGTCCTCAACCTTTGA
- the LOC112249215 gene encoding transcription factor E2F4 isoform X2, with translation MELEVSRTELEGSDAPQSQRHERSLGLLTTKFVTLLQEAKDGVLDLKVAADTLAVRQKRRIYDITNVLEGIGLIEKKSKNSIQWKGVGPGCNTREIGDRLVDLKSELEDLDMRESELDQQRVWVQQSIKNVTEDTHNSPLAYVNHEDICSCFKGDTLLAVRAPSGTQLEVPIPEAVQNGQRKYQIHLMSAAGPIDVLLINKDPVNSTPVVLPVPPPEEMLQNAKSAAASADTTTHTFVKTTGSLATGKPKAHTAAKPSDNSRTEKSAPQPPSLDTRSLQSSASLDNNFTVFEPIKSDSSDLLDFPKYFSDMFDPAKDTLSHLCVCVEMVSADLLEELMASEVFSPLLRLSPPPGDHDYIYNLDESEGLCDLFDIPVLNL, from the exons ATGGAGCTGGAGGTGAGCCGAACGGAGCTGGAAGGTTCCGACGCTCCCCAGTCTCAGAGACACGAGAGGAGCCTCGGACTTCTCACCACGAAGTTCGTTACTTTGCTGCAGGAAGCGAAGGACGGGGTGCTCGATCTCAAAGTA GCAGCAGACACCCTGGCCGTCAGACAGAAGAGGCGCATCTATGACATCACCAATGTACTGGAGGGCATTGGCCTGATCGAGAAGAAGTCAAAGAACAGTATTCAGTGGAA GGGAGTTGggccaggctgtaacacaagggAGATTGGTGACAGGCTGGTTGACCTGAAGTCGGAGCTTGAAGATCTGGATATGAGGGAAAGTGAGCTGGACCAGCAGAGGGTGTGGGTCCAACAAAGCATAAAGAATGTGACCGAGGACACACACAATAGTCC TCTAGCCTATGTTAATCATGAGGACATCTGCAGCTGCTTCAAAGGTGATACCCTCTTGGCGGTGCGTGCTCCCTctggtacgcagctggaggtgcCCATACCTGAAGCT GTTCAAAACGGTCAGAGGAAGTATCAGATCCATCTGATGAGCGCTGCTGGGCCCATTGATGTTCTGCTCATCAACAAGGACCCAGTTAACTCAACACCTGTGGTGTTGCCAGTCCCGCCCCCTGAGGAAATGCTGCAGAATGCCAAGTCTGCTGCAGCCTCTGCAGACACAACCACTCACACATTTGTCAAGACCACCGGGAGTCTGGCCACTGGCAAGCCTAAAGCACATACAGCAGCTAAACCATCAG ACAACTCCAGAACTGAAAAATCTGCTCCGCAACCACCATCATTGGACACCCGGTCCCTCCAGTCTTCTGCTTCGTTAGACAACAACTTCACTGTCTTTGAACCAATCAAATCCGATTCATCTGACT TGCTGGATTTCCCCAAATACTTTTCTGACATGTTTGACCCCGCTAAAG ACACTCTCTcacatctttgtgtgtgtgtagagatggTGAGTGCAGATCTACTAGAGGAACTTATGGCTTCAGAAG TGTTTTCTCCACTCCTCCGCCTCTCCCCCCCCCCGGGTGACCATGACTACATCTATAACCTGGATGAGAGCGAGGGCCTCTGTGACCTCTTTGACATCCCCGTCCTCAACCTTTGA
- the LOC112249215 gene encoding transcription factor E2F4 isoform X4 has product MELEVSRTELEGSDAPQSQRHERSLGLLTTKFVTLLQEAKDGVLDLKVAADTLAVRQKRRIYDITNVLEGIGLIEKKSKNSIQWKGVGPGCNTREIGDRLVDLKSELEDLDMRESELDQQRVWVQQSIKNVTEDTHNSPLAYVNHEDICSCFKGDTLLAVRAPSGTQLEVPIPEAVQNGQRKYQIHLMSAAGPIDVLLINKDPVNSTPVVLPVPPPEEMLQNAKSAAASADTTTHTFVKTTGSLATGKPKAHTAAKPSDNSRTEKSAPQPPSLDTRSLQSSASLDNNFTVFEPIKSDSSD; this is encoded by the exons ATGGAGCTGGAGGTGAGCCGAACGGAGCTGGAAGGTTCCGACGCTCCCCAGTCTCAGAGACACGAGAGGAGCCTCGGACTTCTCACCACGAAGTTCGTTACTTTGCTGCAGGAAGCGAAGGACGGGGTGCTCGATCTCAAAGTA GCAGCAGACACCCTGGCCGTCAGACAGAAGAGGCGCATCTATGACATCACCAATGTACTGGAGGGCATTGGCCTGATCGAGAAGAAGTCAAAGAACAGTATTCAGTGGAA GGGAGTTGggccaggctgtaacacaagggAGATTGGTGACAGGCTGGTTGACCTGAAGTCGGAGCTTGAAGATCTGGATATGAGGGAAAGTGAGCTGGACCAGCAGAGGGTGTGGGTCCAACAAAGCATAAAGAATGTGACCGAGGACACACACAATAGTCC TCTAGCCTATGTTAATCATGAGGACATCTGCAGCTGCTTCAAAGGTGATACCCTCTTGGCGGTGCGTGCTCCCTctggtacgcagctggaggtgcCCATACCTGAAGCT GTTCAAAACGGTCAGAGGAAGTATCAGATCCATCTGATGAGCGCTGCTGGGCCCATTGATGTTCTGCTCATCAACAAGGACCCAGTTAACTCAACACCTGTGGTGTTGCCAGTCCCGCCCCCTGAGGAAATGCTGCAGAATGCCAAGTCTGCTGCAGCCTCTGCAGACACAACCACTCACACATTTGTCAAGACCACCGGGAGTCTGGCCACTGGCAAGCCTAAAGCACATACAGCAGCTAAACCATCAG ACAACTCCAGAACTGAAAAATCTGCTCCGCAACCACCATCATTGGACACCCGGTCCCTCCAGTCTTCTGCTTCGTTAGACAACAACTTCACTGTCTTTGAACCAATCAAATCCGATTCATCTGACT ga
- the LOC112249219 gene encoding vitamin D(3) 25-hydroxylase produces MIGSVVLLLVFLLLFFFIRVRRPKNFPPGPRPLPILGNLLQLDHVNPLKDLERLKRRYGNVFSLYIGSQPVVVLNGLEAVREALVTRTAEFSGRPNHLMISDISEGKGVIMADFGSSWRDHRRFALTTLRNFGLGKRSMEDRILEEVSHICSALERNAGSSMDPQHLFHLAASNIICSLIYGERFEYDNPVFLALISRIQDLTKIAIGPWAMLYDIIPALRSLPLPFKKAFHIYDEIKEHAQKAVTSHKSSRVSGEPRDLIDCYLDQIDMTGDGGSTFNDAQMVFLLIDLFIAGTDTTSNTLRCAMLHLMTNQHIQERCHREIEDVLEGRSYALFEDRHAMPYVQAMIHESQRMADTVPLSVFHMTSCNTQLQGYQLPQGTMVIPNLSSVLHEEGQWKFPQEFNPDNFLNEAGEFVKPEAFLPFSAGSRVCLGEGLARTELFLILVTLLRRFQFVWPEQEGAPDFRKVFGLAQAQKPYRLGVRLRSSQ; encoded by the exons ATGATAGGTTCGGTGGTGTTGTTGCTAGTTTTCCTCCTTCTGTTCTTCTTCATCAGGGTCCGCAGACCTAAAAACTTCCCCCCAGGACCCCGTCCCCTGCCCATCCTCGGCAATCTGCTACAGCTGGACCATGTCAACCCCCTCAAAGACCTGGAAAGG CTGAAGAGGCGCTATGGTAACGTGTTCAGTCTGTACATCGGATCACAGCCTGTCGTGGTTCTGAATGGCCTTGAGGCAGTTCGTGAGGCACTGGTAACACGCACAGCGGAATTTTCAGGACGACCAAACCATCTCATGATCAGCGACATCTCAGAAGGCAAAG GGGTCATCATGGCAGATTTTGGCTCCAGCTGGAGGGACCACCGACGCTTTGCTCTGACCACGCTGAGAAACTTTGGTCTGGGCAAACGCTCCATGGAAGACCGCATCCTTGAGGAGGTCTCCCACATCTGCTCTGCGCTGGAGCGCAATGCTG GCAGTTCGATGGACCCTCAGCACCTGTTCCATCTAGCAGCATCTAACATCATCTGCTCACTGATTTACGGGGAAAGGTTTGAATACGACAACCCAGTCTTCCTCGCCCTCATCAGTAGGATACAGGATTTAACCAAAATTGCTATCGGACCTTGGGCCATG CTCTATGATATCATACCTGCCCTGAGGTCCCTACCCTTGCCCTTCAAGAAAGCCTTCCACATCTATGATGAAATCAAAGAACATGCACAGAAGGCTGTGACCAGCCACAAAAGTTCAAGGGTCTCAGGAGAGCCCAGGGACCTCATTGACTGCTACCTTGACCAGATTGACATG ACTGGTGATGGAGGCTCCACATTTAATGACGCTCAGATGGTGTTTCTACTAATTGATCTTTTCATTGCTGGGACAGACACCACTTCCAACACCCTCCGCTGTGCCATGCTACACCTGATGACCAACCAACACATACAGG aacGCTGTCACCGGGAAATTGAGGACGTTCTTGAGGGACGTTCATATGCCTTGTTTGAGGACCGACACGCCATGCCGTATGTTCAAGCGATGATCCATGAGTCACAGCGGATGGCTGACACTGTTCCTCTTAGCGTGTTCCATATGACCTCCTGCAACACGCAACTACAAGGCTACCAGCTGCCCCAG ggcaCGATGGTGATTCCTAACTTGTCCTCTGTGCTCCATGAAGAGGGCCAGTGGAAGTTCCCTCAGGAGTTCAACCCTGACAACTTCCTCAATGAGGCCGGCGAATTTGTGAAACCAGAGGCCTTTCTGCCATTCTCAGCAG GCTCTCGTGTATGCCTGGGAGAAGGGTTAGCGCGCACGGAGCTCTTTCTGATACTGGTGACCTTGCTTCGACGTTTCCAATTTGTCTGGCCTGAACAAGAAGGTGCTCCCGACTTCCGCAAGGTTTTTGGCCTTGCACAGGCGCAAAAGCCCTACCGCCTAGGAGTGCGCCTGAGGAGCAGCCAGTGA